In one Arachis duranensis cultivar V14167 chromosome 9, aradu.V14167.gnm2.J7QH, whole genome shotgun sequence genomic region, the following are encoded:
- the LOC107467108 gene encoding ethylene-responsive transcription factor ERF027 has translation MDDGNNPLPPPLPPPIQIPPPTTPAPISSSSSPSSTVRYRGTRCRSGKWVSEIREPRKTTRIWLGTYPTPEMAAAAYDVAALALKGPDAPLNFPDSVLSYPIPASLSPPDIRAAAAAAAAQARLPKPPQNPLEGSDSAGGSGNVIVEGSCSSLSTGEQGGMMVAEYIDEDELLNMPSVIEDMARGMQVSPPRMHSFSSDDSPGNSDLDTLWSF, from the coding sequence ATGGATGATGGTAACAACCCTCTACCaccacctcttcctcctccgATACAAATCCCACCACCCACTACTCCAGCCCCAATCTCATCGTCCTCTTCCCCCTCTTCTACCGTGCGGTACCGGGGGACACGCTGCCGGAGTGGCAAGTGGGTGTCGGAGATAAGGGAGCCACGCAAGACGACGCGCATTTGGCTGGGGACATACCCAACACCTGAGATGGCTGCTGCTGCCTACGATGTTGCTGCTCTTGCCTTGAAGGGTCCCGATGCGCCTCTCAACTTCCCCGATTCCGTACTCTCTTACCCTATTCCTGCCTCATTGTCTCCTCCTGATATTCGCGCAGCAGCCGCCGCTGCCGCCGCTCAGGCTAGGCTTCCGAAGCCACCGCAGAACCCTCTAGAAGGTAGTGATAGTGCTGGTGGTAGTGGTAACGTTATTGTTGAAGGGTCTTGTTCCAGTTTGAGTACTGGAGAACAAGGAGGGATGATGGTGGCGGAGTACATTGACGAGGATGAGCTTCTGAACATGCCGAGTGTCATCGAAGACATGGCCAGGGGAATGCAGGTTAGCCCTCCAAGGATGCACTCTTTCTCCTCCGATGATTCCCCTGGGAATTCCGATTTAGATACCCTCTGGAGTTTTTGA
- the LOC107466882 gene encoding uncharacterized mitochondrial protein AtMg00810-like: MGLSKQAGNGTLSSLRLLWMLVISSFFYDHSLFIKKQSESFTVILVYVDDLVLTGNDIGEINSIKQVLDDKFKIKDLGDLKYFLGMEVARSNSGIHIYQRKYTMDLLRDFGYLDCKPLSTPFDYSQKLSKESGTILTDNTVYRQLIGRLLYLTNTRPDVSYAVGRLSQFLDCATTSHLQAAFRVLRYLKGRPATGLFFSSTSNLHLTGFADADWATSADTRRSISGYCFMLGNSLISWKSKKQTTVAKSSAEAEYRSLAVATCEASWLSFLMDFIGLPLQKSITLFCDNQSAIHIANNPIFHERTKHIEVDCHIVREKHLSGLIHLMPVRSNDQLADFLTKALPPGPFLANVSKLGLLDLHNSSLREGVT, from the coding sequence ATGGGCTTAAGCAAGCAAGCAGGCAATGGAACATTAAGCTCACTCAGACTCTTGTGGATGCTGGTTATAAGCAGTTTTTTTTATGATCATTCACTCTTCATTAAGAAACAATCTGAAAGCTTCACTGTCATTCTAGTATATGTTGATGACTTGGTTTTAACTGGGAATGACATTGGTGAAATCAATTCCAtcaagcaagttttggatgacaaattcaaaataaaggaTCTTGGTGATCTCAAATACTTCTTGGGAATGGAAGTAGCACGCTCTAACTCTGGAATTCACATTTATCAGCGGAAGTACACCATGGACCTTCTCAGAGATTTTGGTTATCTAGATTGCAAGCCTCTCTCTACTCCATTTGATTATAGTCAGAAACTTTCAAAGGAATCAGGTACCATTTTAACAGACAACACTGTTTATAGACAGCTCATCGGCCGACTCCTTTACCTCACAAATACTAGACCCGATGTCTCTTATGCTGTGGGACGTTTGAGCCAATTTTTGGACTGTGCAACAACTTCTCACCTACAGGCTGCTTTTCGTGTACTCCGATATTTAAAAGGCCGACCTGCAACtggtctcttcttctcctctacttCTAATCTGCATCTCACTGGATTTGCCGATGCTGACTGGGCTACCAGTGCCGATACTCGTCGCTCCATTTCCGGTTATTGCTTCATGCTTGGGAACTCGCTCATTAGCTGGAAGAGTAAAAAGCAAACCACAGTTGCCAAGTCCTCTGCAGAAGCTGAATATAGGTCTCTTGCTGTTGCCACTTGTGAAGCTAGTTGGTTATCTTTCTTAATGGATTTCATTGGCTTGCCGCTTCAAAAGTCTATCACTCTATTCTGTGACAACCAGTCAGCCATTCACATTGCCAATAATCCCATTTTTCATGAAAGAACTAAACACATTGAAGTGGACTGCCACATTGTTCGTGAAAAGCATTTGTCTGGTCTCATTCATCTTATGCCAGTTCGTTCCAATGATCAACTTGCTGATTTTCTTACCAAAGCTCTGCCACCGGGTCCTTTTCTTGCCAATGTTTCCAAGCTAGGATTGTTAGATTTACACAATTCTAGCTTGCGGGAGGgtgttacctag